One genomic region from Haloarcula taiwanensis encodes:
- a CDS encoding mRNA surveillance protein pelota codes for MQIPSQETTAEGAERIEVVPETLDDLWHLSYVIEPGDLVSGDTTRRIQRNDDNLRDKGGEREPMWIQIEVTDVEFAKFANRLRVGGEIVDCSREDQLGFHHTLNVEEHTELTVEKHLKPDQADRLEEAVEATENPDVAIATVEEGEAHVHTVAQYGTEERATITSTTGKGEYARPRKELFDELASVLKRQDVDAYILAGPGFTKQDALDHFQDEIPDIAEQITVVDTSAVGDRGVHEVLKRGAVEDVQQQTRIAEEADYIDELMERIGSGSEVAYGPEEVAKAADYGAIETLLVLDERLRLERAGEGDWDIDVDDIIETTEQKGGDVTVFSAEFAPGQQLSNLGGIAALLRYRLD; via the coding sequence ATGCAAATACCGAGCCAGGAGACCACCGCGGAAGGGGCAGAACGCATCGAGGTGGTCCCAGAGACGCTGGATGATCTCTGGCATCTCTCGTATGTCATCGAGCCCGGGGATCTCGTCTCCGGCGACACGACGCGGCGCATTCAGCGCAACGACGACAACCTCCGGGACAAGGGCGGCGAGCGCGAACCGATGTGGATTCAGATCGAGGTCACCGACGTGGAGTTCGCGAAGTTTGCCAACCGGCTCCGCGTGGGCGGCGAAATCGTCGACTGCTCCCGCGAGGACCAGCTCGGTTTCCACCACACGCTCAACGTCGAGGAACACACCGAACTCACCGTCGAGAAACACCTCAAGCCCGACCAGGCCGACCGACTGGAGGAGGCCGTCGAAGCGACGGAGAATCCTGACGTTGCGATTGCAACTGTAGAGGAGGGCGAAGCACACGTCCACACCGTCGCCCAGTACGGCACCGAGGAGCGGGCGACCATCACCTCGACGACCGGAAAGGGGGAGTACGCCCGTCCACGGAAGGAACTGTTCGACGAGCTGGCGTCAGTCCTCAAACGGCAGGACGTGGACGCCTACATCCTTGCGGGTCCCGGCTTCACCAAACAGGACGCCCTGGACCACTTTCAGGACGAGATTCCCGATATCGCCGAACAGATTACCGTCGTAGACACGTCGGCCGTCGGCGACCGTGGTGTCCACGAGGTGCTCAAACGCGGTGCCGTTGAGGATGTCCAACAGCAGACCCGCATCGCCGAGGAGGCGGACTACATCGACGAACTGATGGAGCGCATCGGCTCCGGTTCAGAGGTGGCCTACGGCCCGGAGGAGGTCGCCAAGGCGGCCGACTACGGCGCAATCGAGACGCTGCTCGTGCTGGACGAACGGCTCCGACTGGAGCGGGCCGGCGAGGGCGATTGGGACATCGACGTCGACGACATAATCGAGACGACCGAGCAGAAGGGTGGGGACGTGACCGTCTTTTCGGCGGAGTTCGCGCCCGGCCAGCAGCTCTCGAACCTCGGTGGCATCGCTGCACTGTTGCGGTACCGACTCGACTGA
- a CDS encoding SAM-dependent methyltransferase has translation MKKSLDEHAERFSAHADAYDENQDSAAYRACVDFVVEHAAPETDDVVLDLGTGTGAIAFALAPDAREVIGRDISDGMLDKAREKAEERGVGNVSFDDGRFRAPNVDRSVDVVTSNFAMHHLGDDEKREAIDTIADLGPRRIVLGDVMLFGDDDPDAPFYSPEVDDPATVGVLADAFTDSGYALTAVEMVTEQAGVLVADRLDSD, from the coding sequence ATGAAGAAATCACTCGACGAACACGCCGAACGGTTCTCCGCACACGCCGACGCCTACGACGAGAACCAGGATTCAGCGGCGTATCGCGCCTGTGTCGACTTCGTTGTCGAGCACGCAGCCCCCGAAACTGACGACGTGGTGCTCGACCTCGGCACTGGCACCGGAGCCATCGCGTTCGCGCTCGCGCCCGACGCACGGGAGGTTATCGGCCGCGATATCAGCGACGGGATGCTGGACAAAGCGCGGGAGAAAGCTGAGGAGCGCGGCGTCGGGAACGTTTCCTTCGATGACGGTCGCTTCCGCGCGCCGAACGTCGACCGTTCAGTGGACGTCGTTACGTCGAACTTCGCGATGCACCACCTAGGCGACGACGAAAAACGCGAGGCTATCGACACCATCGCCGATTTGGGGCCACGGCGAATCGTCCTCGGGGACGTGATGCTGTTCGGCGACGACGACCCCGACGCCCCGTTCTACAGCCCCGAGGTTGACGACCCGGCGACGGTCGGCGTCCTCGCCGACGCCTTCACCGATTCTGGCTACGCGCTGACGGCCGTCGAGATGGTCACCGAGCAGGCTGGCGTGCTGGTCGCCGACCGACTCGATTCTGACTGA
- a CDS encoding histidine kinase produces the protein MSFEEQQDFARQVADLNKYGQALNRCESVDEVVSLTLEAMSLLFEFSYSTFVEVRDDDLRVVHSTNPNLVQGEPPSDLARRAQEAGETLVEQGADAAVTADSDVTGALAVPARMGDEVTAVLVKRSQTVEEFGDEYVRPMEILATHAATAISNIRSRERLERAHRDLERRKEMIEMYDRLLRHDLGNDLQVIAGFADVVAGQVDGQTKEYAGKIQRAAESAADLIQRVGDLVSTLEAQDNPEPRDLDTVLGETVRDIEANYESLTVDFDAAEFDYQVYGGDLLDSVFTNIMSNAAVHNDGEIHVRVSPAEASPDEVTVCFGDDGGGVSPDLREDIFEMGVKGQESPGTGFGLGFVRALTESYGGSVSVAESDAGGAEFRVTLERV, from the coding sequence ATGTCGTTCGAAGAACAACAGGACTTTGCCAGACAGGTCGCCGACCTGAACAAGTACGGGCAGGCGCTCAATCGGTGTGAGTCCGTCGACGAGGTCGTTTCCCTCACGCTCGAAGCGATGTCGCTGCTGTTCGAGTTCTCCTACTCTACGTTCGTCGAGGTTCGTGACGACGACCTCCGGGTCGTCCACAGCACGAACCCGAATCTCGTTCAGGGCGAGCCACCCAGTGACCTGGCTCGACGGGCGCAGGAGGCCGGCGAGACGCTCGTCGAACAGGGCGCTGACGCCGCTGTCACGGCCGACTCGGACGTGACGGGTGCGCTGGCTGTCCCGGCCCGGATGGGTGACGAGGTGACAGCGGTGTTGGTCAAACGGTCACAAACCGTCGAGGAGTTCGGGGACGAGTACGTCAGACCGATGGAGATTCTCGCGACCCACGCCGCGACGGCCATCTCCAACATCCGTTCCCGTGAACGGCTAGAACGGGCACACCGGGACCTGGAACGGCGAAAGGAGATGATCGAGATGTACGACCGGCTTCTCCGCCACGACCTGGGCAACGACCTTCAGGTCATCGCCGGGTTCGCCGATGTCGTCGCGGGACAGGTCGACGGCCAGACGAAAGAGTACGCCGGCAAGATCCAGCGTGCGGCCGAGAGCGCCGCCGACCTCATCCAGCGCGTTGGCGACCTCGTCTCGACGCTTGAAGCACAAGACAATCCGGAGCCTCGGGACCTCGACACGGTCCTCGGGGAGACGGTCCGTGACATCGAGGCCAACTACGAGTCGCTGACCGTCGACTTCGATGCGGCCGAGTTCGACTATCAGGTGTACGGCGGTGACCTGCTCGATTCGGTGTTCACGAACATCATGTCCAACGCGGCGGTCCACAACGACGGTGAGATTCATGTGCGGGTCTCACCAGCCGAAGCCAGTCCGGACGAAGTCACCGTCTGTTTCGGCGACGACGGGGGCGGTGTCTCGCCGGACCTGCGTGAGGATATCTTCGAGATGGGTGTGAAAGGACAGGAGAGTCCGGGGACCGGCTTCGGGCTCGGCTTCGTTCGGGCGTTGACTGAATCCTACGGCGGCAGTGTCAGCGTGGCCGAAAGCGACGCTGGCGGGGCCGAGTTCCGCGTCACGCTCGAACGCGTCTAG
- a CDS encoding MBL fold metallo-hydrolase, translating into MRLTFLGTGSAMPTGSRMQSGYLLERGGHRLLVDCGSGVLHSLARTDAGYEGVDTVLLTHHHLDHVSDLDVLMKARWLAGETDFTIAGPPGTSDLVRDLLETHDYMQDRLDLTLRDLDGGPFELAGFSGDTCETRHSMQCFAYRLSVDDGPAITLGADSEAFTDLIEFADGSAVLVHDCSFPDDVDVSNHPTPETLGRTLRDADAEVGRVYLTHLYPHTEGRHEEMVASIADSYDGDVQFAEDGLTITVS; encoded by the coding sequence ATGCGTCTCACGTTTCTCGGCACCGGAAGCGCCATGCCGACCGGCTCTCGAATGCAGTCCGGCTATCTACTGGAACGCGGCGGACACCGGCTGCTCGTCGACTGTGGTAGCGGCGTGTTGCACTCACTGGCCCGAACAGATGCGGGGTACGAAGGCGTCGACACCGTCTTGCTGACACATCACCATCTGGACCACGTTTCCGACCTCGATGTGCTGATGAAGGCCCGCTGGCTGGCCGGTGAGACGGACTTCACTATCGCAGGGCCGCCGGGGACAAGCGACCTAGTTCGTGACCTCCTCGAAACACACGACTATATGCAGGACCGGCTGGACCTGACGCTCAGGGACCTCGACGGCGGACCTTTCGAACTGGCGGGGTTCAGCGGCGACACCTGCGAGACGCGCCACTCGATGCAGTGTTTCGCCTACCGGCTCTCTGTCGATGACGGACCGGCAATAACGCTCGGCGCTGACTCCGAGGCGTTCACGGACCTCATCGAGTTCGCCGATGGCTCGGCCGTGCTCGTCCACGACTGCTCGTTCCCGGACGACGTGGACGTATCGAACCACCCGACACCCGAAACGCTCGGCCGGACCCTCCGCGATGCCGACGCCGAGGTCGGGCGCGTGTACCTCACCCACCTGTACCCACACACGGAGGGACGACACGAGGAGATGGTTGCGTCGATAGCAGACAGCTACGACGGCGACGTGCAGTTCGCCGAGGACGGCCTGACGATAACAGTCAGCTAG
- a CDS encoding helicase yields MGGRERLAATDPDFDPDAVDIDDAAVLDRLAPVVQEWWVEQFGEFVPGNGGFFTPPQKEAIPLIHEGENALICAPTGSGKTLASFTGIINELFGKARENELANSVYCLYVSPLKSLANDIHRNLEQPLDGITAKLDDRGEDVEIRHAIRHGDTSDSERQAMLETTPHILNTTPETLAILLNSPKFKKKLETIEYVIVDEIHSLAENKRGTHLSVSLERLEEMVEEPPTRIGCSATVEPLDTVAEFLVGREEPGGAPRDYEIVDTRFSRDFDMELSCPADDLINTPRDIVTERFYTQLHEHVQSHTNTLVFTNTRSGAERVLHNLREKFDDYDESNSGCHHGSLSKEKRRDIEESLKAGTLDVVTTSTSLELGIDMPHIDLVVQVGSPKSVAALLQRIGRAGHQLGETVEGRVIALDRDELVECAVMLEKGERGFVDRVFIPENAQDVATQHVYGMAINDVRPEATFKSVLRRAYPYRNYGDGDWEQLMRYMTADYPGMEDKNVYAKIWRDTNDPPDGEHHYEDYDVGEHLIGKRGRLARVIYMTNIGTIPDSFTCDVVTRSDDSWVGQLDESYLDTLEKGDVFVLGGDNFEYRYRRGSKVYVDRTAARPTVPSWFSERLPLSYDLGREILDFQGQLLDRLEDGGMSEVRNWLREFPVDENSVRAIARMFREQVAYAGPESVATSDRLVVEETLDHDEYERHYHVHSNYGRRFNDGFSRLLAYHIAQAASANVQVAVADNGFTLSMPLNRKVDISRIVRDLDPETAREDLRASLDGTDLLQRYFRINATRSLMILKRYKGYEKSASEQQVSSEMLLGFAEDLGEFAVVEETYREILEDKLNIDGIESVLRAIRAGDVDVVRTRVDSPSPRAFGLATLMASDVVLAEDESAVLQEFHQRVLNEIENGDADDSAVATDD; encoded by the coding sequence ATGGGAGGACGCGAGCGTCTCGCAGCGACGGACCCGGACTTCGATCCGGACGCGGTCGACATCGACGACGCGGCGGTACTCGACCGCCTCGCGCCCGTCGTCCAGGAGTGGTGGGTCGAGCAGTTCGGCGAGTTCGTCCCCGGCAACGGCGGCTTCTTCACGCCGCCACAGAAGGAGGCCATCCCGCTCATCCACGAGGGCGAGAACGCCCTCATCTGCGCCCCGACGGGGAGCGGGAAGACCCTCGCGTCGTTTACCGGCATCATCAACGAACTGTTCGGGAAGGCCCGTGAAAACGAGCTTGCGAACTCCGTCTACTGCCTCTATGTCTCCCCGCTGAAGTCGCTGGCCAACGACATCCACCGGAACCTCGAACAGCCCCTCGACGGCATCACGGCCAAGCTCGACGACCGCGGCGAGGACGTGGAAATCCGCCACGCCATCCGCCACGGCGACACCAGCGACAGCGAGCGCCAGGCGATGCTGGAGACGACGCCCCACATCCTCAACACGACGCCGGAGACGCTGGCTATCCTGCTGAACTCCCCGAAATTCAAAAAGAAGCTCGAAACCATCGAGTACGTCATCGTCGACGAGATTCACAGCCTCGCGGAGAACAAGCGCGGAACCCACCTCTCCGTCTCGCTGGAACGATTAGAGGAAATGGTCGAGGAACCGCCGACCCGAATCGGCTGTTCGGCCACCGTCGAGCCACTGGACACTGTCGCGGAGTTTCTGGTCGGCCGCGAGGAGCCCGGCGGGGCCCCCCGCGACTACGAAATCGTCGACACGCGCTTTTCCCGCGATTTCGACATGGAGCTGTCCTGTCCGGCCGACGACCTCATCAACACACCGCGGGACATCGTCACCGAGCGGTTCTACACGCAACTGCACGAGCACGTCCAGTCCCATACCAACACGCTCGTGTTCACGAACACCCGGTCGGGGGCTGAGCGCGTCCTGCACAACCTCCGCGAGAAGTTCGACGACTACGACGAATCGAACTCCGGGTGTCACCACGGCTCGCTCTCGAAGGAGAAGCGACGCGACATCGAGGAGTCGCTGAAAGCCGGGACGCTGGACGTGGTGACGACCTCGACCAGCCTGGAACTGGGCATCGACATGCCCCACATCGACCTCGTCGTGCAGGTCGGCTCCCCCAAATCCGTCGCCGCGCTCCTCCAGCGCATCGGCCGCGCCGGTCACCAACTCGGCGAGACCGTCGAGGGACGGGTCATCGCCTTGGACCGCGACGAACTCGTAGAGTGTGCGGTGATGCTGGAGAAGGGCGAGCGGGGATTCGTCGACCGCGTGTTCATCCCCGAGAACGCACAGGACGTGGCGACACAGCACGTCTACGGCATGGCAATCAACGACGTTCGCCCCGAGGCGACGTTCAAGAGCGTCCTCCGGCGGGCCTACCCCTACCGGAACTACGGTGACGGTGACTGGGAGCAGTTGATGCGGTACATGACCGCCGACTATCCCGGGATGGAGGACAAGAACGTCTACGCCAAAATCTGGCGGGACACGAACGACCCGCCCGACGGGGAACACCACTACGAGGACTACGACGTGGGCGAGCACCTCATCGGCAAGCGCGGCCGGCTCGCGCGGGTCATCTACATGACCAACATCGGGACGATTCCGGACTCCTTTACCTGTGACGTGGTCACCCGGAGCGACGACAGCTGGGTCGGCCAACTCGACGAGTCGTACCTGGATACCTTAGAGAAAGGCGACGTGTTCGTGCTGGGCGGGGACAACTTCGAGTACCGGTATCGCCGCGGGTCGAAGGTGTACGTCGACCGGACCGCCGCGCGGCCGACGGTCCCGTCGTGGTTCTCCGAGCGGCTCCCCCTCTCGTATGACCTCGGCCGCGAGATACTCGACTTCCAGGGCCAACTGCTGGACCGGCTGGAAGACGGCGGGATGTCTGAGGTCCGCAACTGGCTCCGAGAGTTCCCCGTCGACGAGAATAGCGTACGGGCAATCGCTCGGATGTTCCGCGAGCAGGTGGCCTACGCCGGTCCAGAGAGCGTCGCCACGTCGGACCGGCTGGTCGTCGAGGAGACGCTGGACCACGACGAGTACGAACGCCACTACCACGTCCACTCGAACTACGGCCGGCGGTTCAACGACGGCTTCTCGCGGCTCCTGGCGTACCACATCGCGCAGGCGGCCAGCGCGAACGTCCAGGTCGCCGTCGCCGACAACGGCTTCACCCTCTCGATGCCGCTGAACCGCAAGGTCGACATCTCGCGCATCGTCCGGGACCTGGACCCGGAGACGGCACGGGAGGACCTGCGGGCCAGCCTCGACGGGACCGACCTCCTCCAGCGGTACTTCCGCATCAACGCCACGCGGTCGCTGATGATACTCAAACGCTACAAGGGCTACGAGAAGTCCGCAAGCGAACAGCAGGTCTCCTCGGAGATGCTGCTTGGGTTCGCCGAGGACCTGGGCGAGTTCGCCGTCGTCGAGGAGACCTACCGCGAGATTCTGGAGGACAAACTGAACATCGACGGCATCGAGTCCGTCCTCCGTGCGATACGGGCCGGCGACGTGGACGTGGTCCGGACCCGCGTCGACTCGCCGTCGCCGCGTGCCTTCGGCCTGGCGACGCTGATGGCAAGCGACGTGGTCCTCGCGGAGGACGAGTCGGCCGTCCTCCAGGAGTTCCACCAGCGAGTCCTGAACGAAATCGAGAACGGGGATGCCGACGACAGCGCGGTCGCCACTGATGACTGA
- a CDS encoding hydrogenase expression protein: protein MSDLGKIDRELFDTVIYPELGADREDVTLGPTHGIDFGVIDVDGKALVTATDPLSVLPGLGFERAGRFALDVVLADVAVSGVPPSHLSVTFTLPPEMTDDELAAMWHGFAGRAEEVGVSVVTGHTARYSGVDYSWVGGATVLGVGSHDDVVRPDGARPGDKLVVGTGPAAEVTGLFARLFPAQIGLSPDRIATAQERLADTALVEDAMAAASAGNVTAMHDATEGGIVGAFIEMADGAGVRFDVDSDAMPVADGVDALCDALDIDPWHVSSCGTLLAAVDPADADNVVSALRDRGTPAAVVGEVSEGTGLYVDGTQRSHPGADPSWEAFARLQAAADGDPNSR, encoded by the coding sequence ATGAGTGACCTCGGGAAAATCGACCGCGAACTGTTCGATACCGTCATCTACCCGGAACTGGGCGCGGACCGAGAGGATGTGACGCTGGGGCCGACTCACGGCATTGACTTCGGCGTCATCGACGTTGACGGGAAGGCGCTGGTCACAGCTACCGACCCGCTCTCTGTCCTCCCCGGCTTGGGGTTCGAGCGGGCCGGTCGGTTCGCACTCGACGTGGTGCTGGCCGACGTGGCCGTCTCGGGCGTCCCGCCGTCACACCTCTCCGTGACGTTCACGCTCCCGCCCGAGATGACCGATGACGAACTGGCGGCGATGTGGCACGGCTTCGCCGGCCGGGCCGAGGAAGTCGGCGTAAGCGTCGTCACCGGCCACACCGCCCGGTATTCGGGCGTCGACTACTCCTGGGTCGGCGGCGCGACGGTACTCGGGGTGGGGTCCCACGACGACGTCGTCCGGCCCGACGGCGCGCGACCGGGCGACAAACTGGTCGTCGGCACCGGCCCCGCCGCGGAGGTCACGGGCCTGTTCGCCCGCCTCTTCCCGGCGCAGATCGGACTGTCGCCCGACCGAATCGCCACCGCACAGGAACGTCTGGCTGACACCGCACTCGTTGAGGACGCGATGGCCGCGGCCAGCGCCGGCAATGTGACGGCGATGCACGACGCCACTGAGGGCGGCATCGTCGGTGCGTTCATCGAGATGGCCGACGGTGCGGGCGTCCGCTTTGACGTGGACAGCGACGCGATGCCGGTCGCCGACGGCGTCGATGCCCTCTGTGACGCCCTCGACATCGACCCCTGGCACGTCAGCAGTTGCGGGACGCTGCTGGCCGCCGTCGACCCTGCGGACGCCGACAACGTTGTCAGCGCGCTCCGGGACCGGGGGACACCGGCCGCCGTCGTCGGCGAGGTGAGCGAGGGGACGGGGCTGTACGTCGACGGTACCCAGCGGTCCCATCCCGGAGCCGACCCCTCGTGGGAGGCGTTCGCGCGGCTGCAGGCGGCCGCGGACGGGGACCCCAACAGCCGCTGA
- a CDS encoding dihydrodipicolinate synthase family protein — protein MAESFDVLTPLVTPFDADGDLDIAGLESLVRHVSAAGVDGIVPCGTTGEFETLSPGEYRTVVRTAADTAPDDCHVMVGTAATDVATVDERMAFAAEQGADSTLVVPSYYGGQASAAGNEAFFDAALADAPLPVYLYNIPGAVGQKLSVETVAALAQSDAVAGLKDSSGDLSYVTAVMNQTPDEFTVYQGHDGLFVPSLVVGGDGGVSALSHLLFDDLERAETAIESGDVPQARAVQRDVLSPLSEACAEFGFAPTVKALLADRGVIDHATVRPPRDSLSPEAVASVTERLE, from the coding sequence ATGGCTGAATCCTTCGACGTACTGACGCCGCTAGTGACACCATTCGACGCCGACGGTGACCTCGATATCGCGGGCCTGGAGTCGCTGGTCCGGCACGTCTCAGCGGCCGGCGTCGACGGTATCGTCCCCTGCGGGACGACCGGCGAGTTCGAGACGCTCTCGCCCGGCGAGTACCGGACCGTCGTCAGAACCGCGGCTGACACAGCGCCAGACGACTGCCACGTCATGGTCGGGACGGCGGCGACGGACGTTGCGACCGTCGACGAGCGGATGGCGTTCGCAGCCGAGCAGGGCGCGGACAGCACGCTGGTCGTGCCGTCGTACTACGGCGGCCAGGCCAGCGCAGCGGGCAACGAGGCCTTTTTCGACGCGGCGCTTGCCGACGCTCCCCTGCCGGTCTACCTCTACAACATCCCCGGGGCCGTCGGGCAGAAACTGTCCGTCGAGACGGTCGCCGCGCTCGCTCAGTCCGACGCCGTCGCCGGACTCAAAGACTCCTCGGGTGACCTTTCCTACGTCACCGCAGTCATGAATCAGACGCCCGACGAGTTCACCGTCTACCAGGGCCACGACGGTCTGTTCGTCCCGTCGCTCGTGGTGGGCGGGGACGGCGGCGTCAGCGCGCTCTCGCACCTGCTGTTCGACGACTTAGAGCGGGCGGAGACCGCCATCGAGAGCGGCGACGTGCCACAGGCCAGAGCGGTCCAGCGGGATGTCCTCTCACCGCTTTCGGAGGCGTGTGCCGAGTTCGGCTTCGCGCCCACGGTGAAAGCCCTGCTCGCCGACCGCGGCGTCATCGACCACGCGACGGTGCGACCGCCCCGGGACTCACTGTCGCCGGAGGCGGTCGCGTCGGTGACCGAGCGGCTGGAGTGA
- a CDS encoding transcriptional regulator, with protein MSLLPSRGPDTSTSQDGELQVVGVDEDVSAVLDALSSETAREILNTVYEEPGTPSELADRLDMSIQKVSYHLEKLEDEELIAVAGVQYSEKGQEMKVYEPPEDPLVLFVGTQERKQSLRSLVRRVLPVIGILTAASVMLQLLLGQFPLQFGSAGAGGGDAGAGGDGAQGSGDAESLEAANRTAASAESTPTPTASDDGGFQIAEATETPEATPAPESTPAPEADTPVQAMTEEARQLTTEAARGSGGFHIEPGVAFFLGGLLVLTLYVSFWAYRNYR; from the coding sequence ATGTCGTTGCTGCCCTCCCGCGGTCCCGACACGAGCACCTCACAGGACGGGGAGCTTCAGGTCGTCGGGGTCGACGAAGACGTTTCGGCGGTCCTCGACGCCCTTTCTTCGGAAACGGCCAGAGAGATACTCAACACGGTCTACGAGGAGCCGGGCACGCCCTCCGAACTGGCAGACCGGCTCGATATGTCGATACAGAAGGTCTCCTATCATCTGGAGAAACTGGAAGACGAGGAACTCATCGCCGTCGCTGGGGTCCAGTACTCAGAGAAGGGCCAGGAGATGAAGGTATACGAGCCGCCGGAGGACCCGCTGGTGTTGTTCGTCGGCACGCAGGAGCGCAAGCAGTCCCTCCGGTCGCTCGTCCGCCGCGTCCTCCCTGTTATCGGTATCCTCACCGCGGCCAGCGTCATGCTGCAACTCCTGCTCGGACAGTTCCCGCTTCAGTTCGGGAGTGCAGGGGCTGGCGGCGGGGACGCGGGAGCCGGCGGTGACGGTGCCCAAGGTAGCGGGGACGCTGAGAGTCTCGAAGCGGCGAACCGGACAGCCGCGTCGGCCGAATCTACGCCGACCCCGACAGCGTCGGACGACGGTGGGTTCCAGATAGCCGAAGCGACGGAGACACCAGAAGCCACGCCGGCCCCCGAGAGCACTCCGGCCCCGGAAGCCGATACCCCGGTCCAAGCGATGACCGAGGAGGCGCGACAACTGACGACCGAGGCCGCGAGGGGTAGCGGCGGCTTCCACATCGAGCCCGGCGTGGCCTTCTTCCTCGGCGGGCTGCTGGTCCTGACGCTGTACGTCTCGTTCTGGGCGTACAGAAACTACCGCTGA